The DNA region AGATTGTTCATAGAGATTCTTGAACCATGGCATGACCTCCAAGAGACTCTCTGAGCAGACAGGCTCCACTCCAAAGTGACGATCACTGTAATAATTAGTAACATATCACTCCTGAGGGTGGCATCCCTGATTGCCGTATGTGAGGATTTGTTTATGAAAGCCTTTGTCGCCGGAGCAACTGGAGAAACAGGTCGTCGGATTGTCCAGGAACTGGTAAATCGGAAGATTCCAGTTCGGGCAATGGTTCGCAACCTTGATACCGCTCGTTCCATACTGCCCAGTGAAGCGGAACTGGTCATCGGGGATGTACTCGATCCAGCCAGTTTGCCAGCAGCAATTGGGGACTCCACAGTTGTGCTGTGTGCCACGGGAGCCAGACCTAGCTTTGATCCCACTGGACCATACAAGGTGGATTATGAAGGTACCAAAAATCTGGTCGATGCCGCTAAGAGCAAAGGAATTGAACAGTTCGTCCTGGTGTCTTCCCTGTGTGTCTCCCAATTTTTCCATCCCCTGA from Leptodesmis sichuanensis A121 includes:
- a CDS encoding NAD(P)H-binding protein; protein product: MASLIAVCEDLFMKAFVAGATGETGRRIVQELVNRKIPVRAMVRNLDTARSILPSEAELVIGDVLDPASLPAAIGDSTVVLCATGARPSFDPTGPYKVDYEGTKNLVDAAKSKGIEQFVLVSSLCVSQFFHPLNLFFLILVWKKQAEEYLQNSGLTYTIVRPGGLKNEDAAIPVVMSKADTLFEGSIPRSLVAKTCVEALFLPSARNKVVEIVANADQPEKSFDELFASVT